In Belonocnema kinseyi isolate 2016_QV_RU_SX_M_011 chromosome 4, B_treatae_v1, whole genome shotgun sequence, a single window of DNA contains:
- the LOC117171533 gene encoding cytochrome P450 6B1-like, translating to MELIFVLACVTSVVASIYYYLKCQYNFWQKQGIPYARGIIPGLGNMTYVVLLRQSFNKLCENYYKENEKHSMFGFYQFSTPTLLVRDPELVKSVLLTNFASFQENQISISCPKEDALFTINPFFSKMDTWKENRAPLTNAFSSKKLKTMLPLIEEASSRMENYIKQKMSHEREKLELNFKTFFNLYTGEIAAAGMGIQGHNFDDDSISLKSELTFKTAIETVFSAPFFTGGFSQIILMFMPRLAKILNMTLLPKEVDLFYRQSVKNILANRKRDNRSNNDFLKMIVDHQLANGLKINEETALASHMLSFSVEVYETSAITLSFLCFQLASHPEIQERVREEIKSLLEKYDGKLNYEAYKEMTYLDQVLNESMRLNHVSGIMTKVCTREIQLVGSDGLSCKVKPGHVAVISTFGLQMDPKYWPEPEKFDPDRFGDEKKEKIHKFTFIPFGEGPRICVGMRMANIIIKIAVATIVKNYSLEVSPKTPLPLKRDEASFMTAYENGLWVFLKPLKHKSS from the coding sequence ATGGAACTGATTTTCGTTCTCGCCTGTGTTACATCAGTTGTGGCATCCATATATTATTACCTAAAATGCCAatacaatttttggcaaaaaCAAGGAATACCATATGCGAGAGGAATAATTCCAGGACTCGGAAACATGACCTATGTTGTTCTTCTTCGTCAAAGTTTTAATAAACTTTGTGAAAATTActataaagaaaatgaaaaacacAGCATGTTTGGTTTTTATCAGTTTAGTACGCCAACTCTTCTTGTTCGTGACCCAGAATTAGTGAAAAGTGTTTTATTAACGAATTTCGCAAGCTTTCAAGAAAATCAGATTTCAATAAGTTGCCCTAAAGAGGACGCTCTGTTCACCATCaacccatttttttcaaaaatggacaCTTGGAAGGAAAACAGGGCACCTCTAACAAATGCTTTCTCGagcaagaaattaaaaacaatgctTCCTTTAATTGAGGAAGCATCTTCTAGAATGGAAAATtacatcaaacaaaaaatgagccatgaaagagaaaaattggaactaaatttcaaaacattctttaACTTGTATACTGGAGAGATTGCAGCAGCAGGAATGGGGATCCAGGGCCATAATTTTGACGACGATAGTATATCTTTGAAAAGCGAGTTGACCTTTAAAACAGCTATTGAGACTGTATTCTCAGCACCTTTTTTCACTGGTGGATTttcacaaattatcttgatgttCATGCCTCGTTtggccaaaattttgaatatgacCTTGTTACCAAAAGAAGTGGACCTGTTTTATCGACAATCTGTCAAAAATATTCTTGCAAATAGAAAACGCGATAATAGATCCAACAACGATTTTCTGAAAATGATTGTAGATCATCAGTTGGCGAATGGgctaaaaataaatgaagaaacaGCTTTAGCATCACACATGTTATCATTTTCTGTTGAAGTTTATGAAACTTCTGCAATTACTTTgagttttttatgttttcaacttGCAAGTCATCCTGAAATTCAAGAAAGAGTgagagaggaaataaaaagtctGTTAGAAAAATatgatggaaaattaaattacgaAGCTTACAAGGAAATGACATATTTGGATCAAGTTTTGAATGAATCTATGAGGCTTAATCACGTTTCGGGAATAATGACGAAAGTTTGTACCAGAGAAATCCAACTTGTGGGATCAGATGGACTTTCTTGTAAGGTGAAACCTGGACATGTGGCAGTTATATCAACTTTTGGGCTTCAAATGGATCCGAAATATTGGCCAGAACCTGAGAAATTTGATCCGGATCGATTTGGTGacgagaaaaaggaaaaaatacataaattcactTTTATTCCTTTTGGAGAAGGACCAAGAATCTGTGTAGGAATGAGAATGGCGAATATTATAATTAAGATAGCGGTAGCAACAATTGTAAAGAATTATTCGTTGGAAGTTTCACCAAAAACTCCTTTGCCATTGAAAAGGGACGAAGCAAGCTTTATGACTGCATATGAGAATGGATTGTGggtttttttgaaacctttaaaacaCAAATCTTCTTAG